DNA from Sulfitobacter albidus:
AGCCGCTCCGGCACGATCCGGTGCGCGCGCACGCCCAGCCACGCGCCCAGCAGGGCAAAGGGGGCCAGGGCGAAATTGGCCTGCGTCGTCTCCCAGGTGAACATGCCGAGAAAGGCGTAGGGGACGAATTTGGCGATATTGATCGCGAAAAAGACCAGTACAGAGGTCGCCTGATACCCCGTCTTGCCCAGACCGCGCGCTAGCAGGAATACGGCGGCGGGTGGCCCGCCCGCGTGACTGATGAAGCTGGTGAATCCCGCCGCCACCCCGGCCACGGCGCCGCCCCAATCGGGCATGCGCCGTTGCCCCAGGGCCAGCGCGCCCGAGCGCGTCGCGATCTGCCACGCGACAAACCCCAGCGAGATCGCGCCGATCAACAGACGCAGCAGATCCGGCGAGGCCACGCGAAACAGCGCCAGCCCCAGCAGCACACCCGGAATGCCACCCGCGATCAGCAGCGCCGCCTCGCGCAGGTGCCAGCGGCCCCAGTAGGGGCGCAGAGTGGCCAGATCGACGAGCATCAGCATCGGCAGCATCACCCCCAGCGCCAGCGCCGGATCGACCACCAGCGCCAGCATCGACGCGGCGGCGAATGCGGCACCAGAGCCAAAGCCCCCCTTGGATATTCCCGCAAAGATCACGGCGGGGCCCGCCACCAGAAAGAATGTCGTGTCGAGTGTCAGCATGGCGCCCCTTGAAACCCCGTCGCGGTGACTAGGTTTAATCGGGAACCAAGGCGCGGGTCAGGGATTAAGCCTCACATACCGCGCCAAGCTGCGCAACACAGCGCCTGTGTCTTTTGAAGGAGCACCGATGAAACGCCTTTTGACTTCCACCGCCCTTGCCCTCGCGCTCAGCTCGCCCGCATGGGCGCAGTCGGTCCAGACCGAGGTGGGCGTGACCAAGATGCAACCCGACAGCCTGTTGGTGGGCGAGTTGATCGGCGAGCCGGTCTACAACTTCCGCGGCGTGCCCAACACGGATAACCCAATGCCGCTCGACGGGGCGAACCGGTTTGAGCGCATCGCGACAGTGAAGGACGTCATCATCAGCGCTGACGGTGAGGTTGAGGCGCTTGTGATGAGCGTCGGTGGTTTCTGGGGGCTGGCCGACCGCGAAGTCACGGCGGCGATGGACGGGCTGACGGTCGTCACGGACGTACGCGGCGACCGCT
Protein-coding regions in this window:
- a CDS encoding sulfite exporter TauE/SafE family protein; the encoded protein is MLTLDTTFFLVAGPAVIFAGISKGGFGSGAAFAAASMLALVVDPALALGVMLPMLMLVDLATLRPYWGRWHLREAALLIAGGIPGVLLGLALFRVASPDLLRLLIGAISLGFVAWQIATRSGALALGQRRMPDWGGAVAGVAAGFTSFISHAGGPPAAVFLLARGLGKTGYQATSVLVFFAINIAKFVPYAFLGMFTWETTQANFALAPFALLGAWLGVRAHRIVPERLFFAITYVALTLTGVKLIWDGLT